In a single window of the Flavobacterium ammoniigenes genome:
- a CDS encoding recombinase family protein gives MKNVILYVRVSTDEQAGRGYSLRDQEQKLLNYCQNNNLNVLHIFREDYSAKTFKRPEFKKLLEYCKKNKKDVHQLIFIKWDRFSRNTAESYQMIGIFNQLAIQVNAIEQPLDLTIPEQGLMLAVYLSMPEVENQRRSLNVISGMRRAFKEGRYVGSAPKGYDNGKDAVKKPLLIPNDDAKYIQEAFEMMATGNYQRNEVFFKLKYKGFQSSKSVFANILNNHLYYGGVFIKAYKDEKETIVEGIHEPIITKALFDKVQQVMYKRKNGIKKVPKAHNENFPLKGFLLCPICNKQMTASKSKGRTQYYNYYHCISPCKGRYTSEEVHQQVNDFLGDLSFDKQFQELYFEIIKEKLTEDTKQKALGAKHYENLNSIEDKLIKLQDLYIDGDMDKASYESAKQRYENIRAELKSKESTSEDSKQLVELYNRATKKFIGIDIQYNKSNLEQKRKIIGSIFEKNIQFENKKVRTASLNPILNEIASINKGLEGIKKKDLTKKLVKSSMVTAAGFEPATLRAEI, from the coding sequence ATGAAAAATGTTATACTTTACGTGCGAGTGTCCACTGATGAGCAAGCAGGAAGAGGGTATTCGCTCAGAGACCAAGAGCAAAAGTTGCTTAATTATTGTCAAAACAATAATTTAAACGTGCTGCATATTTTCAGGGAAGACTACTCAGCCAAAACGTTCAAACGACCTGAGTTTAAGAAATTGTTAGAGTACTGCAAAAAAAACAAAAAGGACGTACATCAACTGATTTTCATCAAATGGGACAGATTCTCTAGAAACACAGCTGAATCCTATCAAATGATTGGTATATTCAATCAATTAGCCATTCAAGTAAATGCTATTGAACAACCTTTGGATTTAACCATTCCAGAGCAAGGATTGATGCTAGCGGTATATCTTTCGATGCCAGAGGTAGAAAATCAACGTCGCTCACTGAATGTTATATCAGGAATGCGAAGAGCTTTCAAAGAAGGACGATATGTTGGAAGTGCTCCCAAAGGGTATGATAACGGAAAAGATGCTGTTAAAAAGCCTCTTTTGATTCCCAATGATGATGCTAAATACATTCAGGAAGCCTTTGAGATGATGGCAACAGGAAATTATCAACGTAATGAGGTATTTTTCAAATTAAAATATAAAGGTTTTCAATCCAGTAAATCTGTCTTTGCAAACATTTTAAACAATCATTTGTACTATGGAGGAGTGTTTATAAAAGCCTATAAAGACGAAAAGGAAACCATTGTAGAAGGAATTCACGAACCTATTATCACCAAAGCATTATTTGATAAAGTACAGCAAGTGATGTACAAAAGAAAAAATGGAATTAAGAAAGTTCCTAAAGCACACAATGAGAATTTTCCTTTAAAAGGATTTTTGTTATGTCCTATTTGCAACAAACAAATGACTGCTAGTAAATCCAAGGGAAGAACACAGTACTACAACTATTATCATTGCATAAGCCCATGTAAGGGAAGATATACTTCAGAAGAAGTACATCAACAAGTAAATGACTTTTTAGGGGATTTGTCATTTGATAAGCAATTCCAAGAATTGTATTTTGAAATCATCAAAGAGAAATTAACAGAAGATACCAAGCAAAAAGCATTAGGAGCCAAGCACTATGAAAATCTAAACTCAATTGAGGATAAATTAATTAAGCTTCAAGATTTGTACATTGATGGTGATATGGATAAAGCAAGTTATGAATCCGCAAAACAACGTTACGAAAATATACGAGCAGAACTCAAATCCAAAGAAAGTACTTCGGAGGACAGTAAACAGCTAGTTGAATTGTACAATAGAGCCACTAAAAAATTCATAGGTATTGATATTCAATACAATAAATCTAATCTGGAGCAAAAAAGAAAGATAATTGGTTCGATATTTGAAAAAAATATTCAATTCGAAAATAAAAAAGTTCGAACCGCTAGTTTGAATCCAATCTTAAATGAAATAGCCAGTATTAACAAGGGATTAGAAGGGATAAAAAAAAAGGATTTAACTAAAAAATTAGTTAAATCCTCTATGGTGACCGCGGCAGGGTTCGAACCTGCAACCCTCAGAGCCGAAATCTGA
- a CDS encoding GatB/YqeY domain-containing protein produces the protein MSLATQIMDEIKNAMRAKDTVALESLRAVKSALLLAQTETGAKEEISADEEIKLLQRLVKQRKDSANIYTEQGRPDLAEPELLQAAVIEKFLPAQLSEEEVAAVVAKIIADNGASGMAAMGKVMGLASAELAGKADGKTISTIVKKLLS, from the coding sequence ATGAGTTTAGCTACACAAATCATGGACGAAATTAAAAACGCCATGAGAGCCAAAGATACTGTTGCTTTAGAATCATTACGTGCCGTGAAATCAGCTTTGCTTTTAGCACAAACTGAAACTGGTGCCAAAGAAGAAATCAGTGCCGACGAAGAAATTAAATTGTTACAACGTTTGGTAAAACAACGTAAAGACAGTGCCAATATCTACACCGAACAAGGGCGTCCTGATTTAGCCGAGCCGGAATTGTTACAAGCAGCTGTAATTGAAAAATTCTTACCTGCTCAATTATCAGAAGAGGAAGTAGCAGCTGTAGTCGCTAAAATTATTGCAGATAATGGTGCTTCAGGCATGGCAGCTATGGGTAAAGTGATGGGCTTAGCTTCTGCTGAATTAGCTGGAAAAGCTGATGGTAAAACCATCTCGACTATTGTCAAAAAATTATTATCTTAA
- the ftsZ gene encoding cell division protein FtsZ — translation MMSNSEFGSISFDLPKNQSNVIKVIGVGGGGSNAINHMFKQGIKGVDFIVCNTDSQALQNSAVPNKIQLGVHLTEGLGAGANPDVGQQSAIESISDIEKMLDQNTKMVFITAGMGGGTGTGAAPVIAQLAKERDILTVGIVTLPFVFEGKVRQEQALIGIEKLRKQVDSLIVINNNKLREVYGNLGFKAGFSKADEVLATASRGIAEVITHHYTQNIDLRDAKTVLSNSGTAIMGSAIAEGTTRAKDAIISALDSPLLNDNKITGAKNVLLLIVSGTNEITLDEIGEINDHIQSEAGFNANIIMGVGEDESLGDAIAVTVIATGFDLEQQNEIVNSEPKKIIHALEDEQKITHNLSNSTVPAFDLNAETPGATEERIVFELLEEEAPVVAEVAEPVVAAYEPITNENDLIVMSEFIKNLDVTFEIVSPINDIDFTFTTPEAHAIETAQPKAVQIEEQATFSFDLPLFTSEPAVNDNKVIFELTDNEIKDINVVDPIQFVPVTEVAENGVIRHSLEEYMETEHDFAAAATIQKVTEVVPEELNITMKAIEESTINASEFESISPMEMTIEETLRARADERRRKLKEFNYKFHNNVSKIDEYEKEPAYKRLGVELSTNQTAANNSRISVGTDSNNDLQLRSNNSYLHDNVD, via the coding sequence ATGATGAGCAACTCAGAATTTGGAAGTATTTCATTTGATTTACCAAAGAACCAATCAAATGTTATCAAAGTAATAGGTGTTGGAGGCGGCGGGAGCAACGCCATCAACCACATGTTTAAACAAGGAATCAAAGGAGTAGATTTTATTGTTTGTAATACTGATTCACAAGCCTTGCAAAATAGTGCGGTGCCTAACAAAATTCAGTTAGGTGTTCACTTGACCGAAGGATTGGGTGCTGGAGCAAATCCAGATGTAGGACAACAATCGGCTATTGAAAGTATTTCTGATATTGAAAAAATGTTGGATCAAAATACAAAAATGGTATTTATCACTGCCGGTATGGGAGGTGGTACTGGAACTGGTGCCGCGCCTGTAATTGCTCAATTGGCTAAAGAACGTGATATTCTTACCGTTGGTATCGTAACGCTTCCTTTTGTTTTTGAAGGTAAAGTACGTCAAGAACAAGCCTTAATTGGTATTGAAAAATTGCGCAAACAAGTAGATTCACTTATTGTTATTAATAACAACAAATTAAGAGAAGTATACGGAAACTTAGGTTTCAAAGCAGGTTTTTCTAAAGCAGACGAAGTATTGGCAACAGCCTCAAGAGGTATTGCCGAAGTAATTACACACCACTATACTCAAAATATCGATTTACGCGATGCTAAAACGGTATTATCTAATAGTGGAACAGCTATTATGGGTTCTGCAATAGCTGAAGGGACAACTAGAGCGAAAGATGCTATTATTTCTGCTTTGGATTCTCCTTTATTGAATGACAACAAAATTACAGGTGCCAAAAACGTATTGTTGCTTATCGTTTCTGGAACTAATGAAATCACTTTGGACGAAATTGGTGAAATCAATGATCATATCCAATCGGAAGCAGGTTTCAATGCGAATATTATCATGGGAGTTGGTGAAGATGAATCTCTTGGAGATGCTATCGCAGTAACTGTTATTGCTACGGGTTTTGACTTGGAGCAACAAAATGAAATCGTAAATTCGGAGCCTAAAAAAATCATCCACGCTTTAGAAGATGAGCAAAAAATTACCCATAACTTATCTAATTCTACCGTTCCTGCATTCGATTTAAATGCTGAAACTCCAGGAGCTACAGAAGAAAGAATTGTATTTGAATTATTGGAAGAAGAAGCGCCAGTGGTTGCCGAAGTGGCTGAACCGGTAGTTGCAGCTTACGAACCAATAACCAACGAAAATGATTTGATCGTAATGTCTGAATTCATCAAAAATTTAGATGTGACTTTTGAAATCGTTTCGCCAATTAATGACATCGATTTTACGTTTACAACGCCTGAGGCACATGCTATCGAAACAGCACAGCCAAAAGCAGTTCAAATCGAAGAACAAGCTACTTTCTCTTTCGATTTGCCTTTGTTTACATCAGAACCAGCGGTTAATGATAACAAAGTGATTTTTGAATTGACTGACAATGAAATCAAAGATATCAATGTAGTTGATCCGATTCAATTTGTACCGGTTACTGAAGTGGCTGAAAACGGAGTTATCCGTCATTCGTTAGAAGAGTACATGGAAACAGAACACGATTTTGCAGCCGCTGCAACTATTCAAAAAGTAACCGAAGTGGTTCCTGAAGAGTTGAACATTACGATGAAAGCGATCGAAGAATCAACCATCAATGCTTCTGAGTTTGAATCAATTTCTCCAATGGAAATGACTATTGAAGAAACGTTGCGCGCACGTGCCGATGAGAGAAGAAGAAAGTTGAAAGAATTCAATTATAAATTTCACAATAACGTGTCAAAAATTGATGAGTATGAAAAAGAACCAGCCTACAAAAGATTAGGCGTTGAACTTTCTACGAATCAAACAGCTGCAAATAATTCGAGAATATCAGTTGGAACCGACAGCAACAACGATTTGCAGTTGCGTTCAAACAACTCGTATTTGCATGATAATGTAGATTAA
- the ftsA gene encoding cell division protein FtsA: MEKENIAVGLDIGTTKIVAMIGKKNEYGKLEILGVGKSKSLGVARGVVNNITQTIQSIQHAVQEAENNSGYKIKDCVVGIAGQHIRSIQHTDYISRSNPEEVIGGNDIQLLIDQVNKLAMLPGEEIIHVLPQEFKIDGQSEIKEPIGMYGGRLESSFHVVVGQASSIRNVGRCIHDSGIELSGLTLEPLASSDAVLSQEEKEAGVALIDIGGGTTDLAIFKDGIIRHTAVIPFGGNVITDDIKEGCSIIEKQAELLKVKFGSAWPGENKENEIVSIPGLRGREPKEISLKNLSKIIHARVVEIIEQVYVEIKAYGHEDPRKKLIAGIVLTGGGSQLQHIKQLVEYITGMDTRIGYPNEHLAGNSSEEISSPLYATAVGLVMNSIENKTQSAVRIDQAQAPEMPVYKAPVMETNEVVQAEIESDEITKAETKDKSTETQIRRSFFDKYVDKIKDFLDNAE; the protein is encoded by the coding sequence ATGGAAAAAGAGAATATTGCAGTAGGTTTAGATATTGGAACTACCAAAATTGTTGCCATGATTGGCAAGAAAAATGAGTACGGTAAACTAGAAATTTTGGGTGTTGGAAAATCCAAAAGTTTAGGTGTGGCGAGAGGTGTTGTCAATAACATTACGCAAACAATTCAATCCATTCAGCATGCTGTTCAAGAAGCCGAAAACAATTCGGGTTATAAAATAAAAGATTGTGTTGTAGGGATTGCTGGACAACATATTCGCAGTATTCAACATACCGATTACATCAGCAGAAGTAATCCTGAAGAAGTGATTGGAGGGAATGATATTCAATTGTTGATTGATCAAGTTAATAAATTAGCAATGCTTCCTGGTGAAGAAATTATTCACGTATTGCCTCAAGAATTTAAAATTGACGGACAATCCGAAATAAAAGAACCAATTGGGATGTATGGTGGGCGTTTAGAGTCTAGTTTTCACGTTGTGGTAGGACAGGCTTCGTCAATTAGAAACGTAGGACGTTGTATTCACGATTCTGGAATTGAACTATCCGGTTTGACATTGGAACCATTAGCTTCATCGGATGCGGTTTTGAGCCAAGAAGAAAAAGAAGCGGGTGTTGCCTTGATTGATATTGGTGGTGGAACAACAGATTTAGCCATTTTTAAAGATGGTATTATTCGTCACACTGCAGTAATTCCTTTCGGAGGGAATGTAATTACTGACGACATTAAAGAGGGTTGTTCTATTATTGAAAAACAAGCCGAATTATTGAAAGTGAAATTTGGTTCTGCTTGGCCTGGAGAAAATAAAGAAAATGAAATCGTTTCTATTCCAGGTTTAAGAGGTAGAGAGCCAAAAGAAATTTCGTTAAAGAATTTGTCCAAAATTATTCACGCTCGTGTTGTGGAAATAATTGAACAAGTTTATGTTGAAATTAAAGCTTACGGTCATGAGGACCCAAGAAAAAAATTAATTGCAGGAATTGTTTTAACAGGTGGTGGATCTCAATTGCAACACATTAAGCAATTGGTAGAATACATTACTGGAATGGATACTAGAATTGGGTATCCAAACGAGCATTTAGCAGGCAATTCAAGCGAAGAAATATCAAGTCCATTATATGCAACTGCCGTTGGTTTAGTGATGAATAGCATCGAAAATAAAACACAGAGTGCGGTTAGAATAGACCAGGCTCAAGCCCCAGAAATGCCAGTCTATAAAGCGCCAGTAATGGAAACCAATGAAGTAGTTCAAGCTGAAATAGAATCAGATGAAATTACCAAAGCAGAAACCAAAGACAAGTCGACAGAAACTCAAATTAGAAGATCATTTTTTGACAAGTATGTAGATAAAATCAAAGATTTCTTAGATAACGCAGAATAA
- a CDS encoding cell division protein FtsQ/DivIB, whose amino-acid sequence MKRFNWITIRLVLMFGLVIVLFSFTSNRNENRKLTKTKVVFVGENASFLKQETVNKLLIENNADASAIRKDKLDLNKLEKAVSSDPMVEKSEVFVTIDGVLKAVVKQKTPIVRVFDGKRSFYIDYKGNTMPLSANFTARVPLVLGVIRKQNSEALAELFRKIYDDEFLKKNIIAIQIMPNGSLKMLNRNFDYQIDFGGAKNVDAKFQNYKAFFQKAVVDSSLYKYRKIDLRFTQQVICTK is encoded by the coding sequence ATGAAACGATTTAATTGGATTACTATTCGGTTAGTACTCATGTTTGGGTTGGTAATTGTTTTGTTTTCGTTTACGTCAAATAGGAATGAAAACCGAAAATTAACCAAAACGAAAGTCGTTTTTGTTGGAGAAAATGCAAGTTTTCTTAAACAGGAAACGGTTAATAAATTGTTAATAGAAAATAATGCAGACGCTTCAGCTATCCGAAAAGATAAATTAGATTTGAATAAATTAGAAAAAGCCGTTAGTTCAGATCCAATGGTAGAGAAATCAGAGGTGTTTGTAACTATCGACGGGGTGTTGAAAGCAGTGGTGAAACAGAAGACCCCAATCGTAAGGGTTTTCGATGGTAAGCGTTCTTTTTATATTGATTACAAGGGAAATACAATGCCGTTGTCGGCAAATTTTACTGCCAGAGTCCCCCTCGTTTTGGGAGTAATACGCAAACAAAATAGCGAAGCTTTAGCTGAATTATTTCGAAAAATTTATGACGATGAATTTTTGAAAAAAAACATCATTGCCATTCAAATTATGCCTAATGGTAGCTTAAAAATGTTGAACAGAAATTTTGATTATCAAATTGATTTCGGCGGAGCGAAAAATGTAGATGCTAAATTTCAAAATTATAAAGCATTTTTTCAAAAAGCAGTTGTAGACAGTTCTTTGTATAAATATAGAAAAATTGACCTTCGTTTCACACAACAAGTAATTTGCACAAAATAA
- the murC gene encoding UDP-N-acetylmuramate--L-alanine ligase, with protein MNLNQIHNVFFIGIGGIGMSALARYFKTIGKNVSGYDKTPSMLTDELIASGIDIHFEDRIDLIPKDYYTENTLVIITPAVPITHSQWNFFLEREYQVKKRAEVLGIITKDTFCFAVAGTHGKTTTSSILGHILFESGADVTAFVGGIVENYNSNLIGTGKTVTVVEADEFDRSFLHLHPNIACVTSMDADHLDIYGTSEQIEASFVEFANKVEDKSQLFITNELPIEGVTCAVNEEAVYKAFNVRVGNGSYVFDVQTPTETIKDIAFGLPGRHNLMNALMALAMAKTFGTSSDAIAKALASFKGIRRRFSYQIKTSNMVYIDDYAHHPTEINAVHQAVRELYPGQKVLAIFQPHLFSRTKDFADDFAKSLSQFDEVVLLDIYPARELPMEGVTSQWLMNKMTNEYKKLVSKEDLIPTILASDARIVVTIGAGDLGEMVPSIKKALYETI; from the coding sequence ATGAATTTAAATCAAATACATAACGTCTTTTTTATAGGAATCGGAGGAATCGGGATGAGTGCTTTGGCGCGTTATTTCAAAACCATCGGAAAAAATGTTTCAGGTTACGATAAAACACCTTCGATGTTAACCGATGAATTAATCGCAAGCGGTATCGACATTCATTTTGAAGACCGAATTGATTTAATTCCGAAAGACTATTATACTGAAAATACGTTGGTAATTATTACCCCAGCTGTTCCAATAACGCACTCACAATGGAACTTTTTCTTAGAGCGAGAATACCAAGTAAAAAAACGTGCTGAAGTTTTAGGAATAATTACTAAAGACACCTTTTGTTTTGCAGTAGCGGGAACGCATGGTAAAACAACAACATCTAGTATTTTAGGACATATCCTATTTGAAAGCGGTGCCGACGTAACTGCTTTTGTGGGTGGAATTGTAGAAAATTATAACTCTAATTTAATTGGAACAGGAAAGACGGTTACCGTAGTGGAGGCCGATGAATTTGATCGTTCTTTCTTGCATTTGCATCCGAATATTGCTTGTGTTACTTCCATGGACGCCGACCATTTAGATATTTATGGAACTAGCGAACAAATTGAAGCTTCGTTTGTAGAGTTTGCTAATAAAGTAGAAGATAAAAGCCAATTGTTTATTACCAATGAATTGCCAATTGAAGGCGTGACTTGTGCAGTAAACGAAGAGGCGGTGTACAAAGCCTTTAATGTAAGAGTGGGAAATGGCAGTTATGTTTTTGACGTACAAACGCCAACCGAAACTATTAAAGACATCGCTTTTGGCTTGCCTGGAAGACACAATTTGATGAATGCCTTGATGGCTTTGGCTATGGCCAAAACTTTTGGAACTTCTTCAGATGCTATTGCAAAAGCACTGGCTTCATTTAAAGGAATCAGAAGACGTTTTTCGTATCAGATCAAAACGTCTAATATGGTGTATATCGACGATTATGCTCATCATCCAACCGAAATAAACGCGGTACACCAAGCGGTTCGCGAATTATATCCAGGACAAAAAGTGTTGGCTATTTTTCAACCGCATTTGTTTAGTAGAACGAAAGATTTTGCTGATGATTTTGCTAAAAGTTTGTCCCAATTTGATGAAGTTGTGTTGTTGGATATTTATCCGGCGCGCGAATTGCCAATGGAAGGAGTTACGTCGCAATGGTTAATGAATAAAATGACCAATGAATATAAAAAATTAGTCTCCAAAGAGGATTTAATTCCTACAATTTTAGCGAGTGATGCTCGAATTGTTGTAACCATTGGTGCAGGAGATTTAGGAGAAATGGTACCATCTATAAAAAAGGCATTGTATGAAACGATTTAA